From Cryptococcus neoformans var. grubii H99 chromosome 6, complete sequence:
cctcccctccttttttttttgtctATCAGATGGTCGGCTCATAACTTTTCTTTACCATAGGCCATCGGTACAGCGAGCAAACGTGTATCTTGGTTTTCGAAATGGTTTTGGGAGTGCTGGTTCGACCTTGATGGTGTTCATCTTCACGGGTCTCGACGGGAGTACCTGGAATACAAAATGGGCACCATCAAGACTTACAATGCGCGAAACAACTTTTTGAACACGTGGTTCATACAAATCCCCTAGTATGTCCTGTCCTGTGAAAGCTTTGGCCCgaggggaaaaaaaaatgatgGTTGACAATCAAAATTAGTTATGTCTTTTTGGGTTGCTCGCGACAACGGGATGCCTCTGCGTCTGCCAAATCGTTTACTTTGGAAGCCGGTAATCGTCTCGGCCAAAGCGATCTCGGCCTCCTCACCCCTACCTCGCCTTTTACCaactctccatccatctctggCTCTCCCTCGCCCATGCTAGAAATGCCAGAACTGGTTCTAGGACCGAGTGCGACACAGGCGACTCAAACAATCTTTGAAGTCGGGGCTCCTCTAAGCCCGTTTCATTACCATCTGAGAAAGGTCGGtaccttttctttttcttttttttttcctttttttttgtttgtttgaTCCTATTGGATGGAGAAAACTGATGGAGATACAGGCATGGAGGGTACCTTACCTTGAGGAAAAAATCCACGAGCAATTTAGGACTCACATATACGGATGGGTCAGTTAAATCGGGGTGATAGATACAAATACCATCTCCCCACCCGAGCTAACTTGTCTGTGTTATCTATCAATAGACTTGGGAGGATCCGGCGATTGACGTCAAGAAATTGAATATCAACAAAGATGACCACATCCTTGCCATCACCTCTGCAGGAGACAATGTGCTCCACTATGCCTTGGCGGCCAAACCTGCAAGGATTCACGCCGTCGGTCAGTGTTTATTAAATTCTTATCAGCCTGCCCCCCTCATATCATCAAAAATCCTGACGAAAAAGTTCTTTTATGATGATAGATATGAACCCATGTCAAGGTCACATTTTAGAACTCAAACTTGCAGCTATTCAGGCATTGGAATACAATGATTTTTGGCTCATTTTTGGTGAAGGCCGCCATCCAGGGTTCGACAAACTTTTGACTACCAAACTATCTCCCTTCTTGTCTTCGTAAGTCCCCCACCCCCTTCCAAAAGAAAGCACTTTTCTCTAACATGATGGGATTTTACAAAGACACGCCTACGCTTATTGGAAAACCCATGCGTCTCAGTTCTCACGCAATTTCTACTTTCGAGGCTACAGTGGCTGGGCTCTCCGTCTCGCCCAGATTGCATTCTTTATCGCCGGTGTTAGAGGCGATGTCAAGCGCTTGTGTCAGGCGAGCTCTACGGCTGAACAGGAAAGGATTtggcaaaagaagattaGGCCCGTTTTCTTGAACAAGGTGATGGTCAAACTGTTTCTTGGTAATCCGTAAGTGGTGTGGTTTCTTCATTTCCACGCAAGAGTATAACTTTGTAACTCGAAACAAAAAATTTTAGACTCTTCAACTGGCATGCTTTGGGCGTTCCACAAAATCAGATGAATTGCTTCTTAGAGGATGGGAGCGTGGAAGATTACGTCAAGGCGACTTTGGATCCCATTCCAACGCTTTCTACTCTCAAGGTCAGTGGGACTGATACTACCGTAAAAGTACGTAAACACTGAATTATCTGACATAAAATAAATCGATAGGATGACAAttatttcttcctcctttgttTGAATGGGAGGTACACTAGAACTTCATGTCCCGCTTTTCTCAAACCTGAAGGGTTCCAAGCTCTCAAAAACAGCAAAAGTACAGATGCGTTCAAGCTGCACACGGATACTATTCTCAAGTGAGTTTTTGTCGCAGGTTATAATTCGCCAAGCACTGCATGTATTGAACAGATAATGTCAGCGTCTTGAGGGGTCTTCCTGATGAGTCGCTCACCAAAATCATCGTCATGGATTCTATGGACTGTGAGTTAACTGTTTGGCACGGTCACCCTCCTCACCGCGCGGTTCAAATAACACCTGTTCGTAGGGTTCGATCCTATTCTACCTAGCACCCCACTTCCCCAAGGAGATTCAACTGCGCTAGATACGCTTCAAGCGACTCCAGAGAAAGCACTCGAACATCTTCGTGCGGAGTTGGATTTTGAAATACTTGAAATGAAAAGGGTGTTGAAGGTGGGAGGTATAGCAGTTTGGCGAAGTGCGGCCAAGAGGCCTTGGTATAGACAGAGATTCGAAGCTGCTGGTCTCAAGGGTGAGTGATGTGTCTCGTCCACCTCTCAAGAACTGTCTGTTTTGCTAAAAGCAAGTAGTACAACCAATAGATATTCGCGAGAATCAAGAGGCCATAGACCGCGTAAACATGTACGCCAGCTGTGAGTTTTTTTGTTTCAGGGTCTTAATCTCTACTAGATATCCACTGATAAACGGCATGCAGTCTGGAAAGCTGTAAAGGTGATGGAGTAGGAAATATAGGGTGTTTAGGGAATTATTTGCAGGCGTCTTTGCAACCGTTACAAGTTCGTGACATTAGATACCAAAAACAGTTACAAATTCCAGATTCTATACCGCACGAAATCAGATATGCTAGACAACCGACTTTGCTCAACCGTCTGTACCGTAGTACCAAAAAAACACTGCAATCACACATGATAGAGCACTTCCCGTCAACCACATTATCGATATTCCCCTCCGCCTTCGTTGACGACCGATTGCGGGATCCTCTGAAGCATCAATCGTATTCGAAGTGTCACGCCCTGTCACCAGTTTCAAAGCCGTCCACGGCAAGCTAAAGGccgagaagatgagggtgGCGATAACCCATATCGGGTGGAAAAACATTTTGATAATCTTGCACGGGACCTTGACCCACTGAAAAACGTACCAGGCGACACGTATGGTGAAGCCCAATCCTTTTGTAATACTGTCCACCAGTCGATCACGTTGTTCAGCAAAGTGGACAAAATCCAAGAATGAATCTTCCTGGATCCGGAGCCTTTCAAGCTGTGTCTTGGCGTTTCCAGCCTGTATGAAAATATCAGCATGATTAAACCCTTGCTGATCCCGGTTGTGTATCAggagcaaaaaaaaaaaagtcaacCTACTCTTTCAAGAACATCCGCCACCCAGTGCCtaacctcttccttttgccTGATCATCGCTTCAATCTGTccaatcatcttctccatttctctggccatatcctccttctccttgcccacttcctcttcccgctTTTTACCAAACGCGATCATAAGTTCGGCGTGCCTGACTGGATCTACTCTGGTTAGACCATCGGGTGCAAGGTATGTTCGACGGGGGTGATGGCGGGCTTGCAAGGGGTCTATATGGTTCAACCCAATCGAATTCTGCAAGGAGAGCGTACGCTTAGGCACCGAAACAGATACAGAGCCAGAGCGAGAGCGAGAGCTACTGGTTCGAGAACGATTTCGACGAACAATAGGACGTGGTTGCGATCGACCGCCGTCAGAGTTGCTATCTCCACTGCcaaaagaatgaagagggGGCACAGTATCCCGAAGCTCGTCAGATTCTGCTGAACGGCGCCTGTTGTATTTTGTATTGAGCGGTTCGACCAATGACCAATCGGCTTCCAGGTCCATACTGATTTTCGCTTCATCCCGAGCAAAATCGATCTGGGTAAGGTACTGGCGGATAGCTTCATCGATGATGTAAATGTTGGAGCTGACAACAGCCAGGCGATCTTTTGCAGTGATCAAATGTCTTTTTCAAAAAGGGAttttttaattttttttttttttagcTTGTATATCGAATTAGATACTGAAAACTTACTGTGCCCGTTCCTGATAAatatccttctccaaatcCAAAATCT
This genomic window contains:
- a CDS encoding betaine lipid synthase, variant; translated protein: MTIVLTTAHPGPIALPHMLLILSAGAVIFYLQPLKSLLTTFIPLSRSSLGYALVFFSSIALTLGLWPALHIPLRFIYNCFLKPFLHHGNGEQKDHLEAFYAGQADLYDTTRSHLLKGRETMLQLLAAHLKAQPVVRLPVNAPTKPKIWVDLGGGTGWNIEKMDEYLPLTYFDAIYIIDLCEPLLEVARARIKARGWKNVHVLCQDASRFVLPEWESGAVDPRGSLTAITMSYSLSMIPPFYQVLDRCDQVLDTQRGLMAVVDFYTSRELGNKERAIGTASKRVSWFSKWFWECWFDLDGVHLHGSRREYLEYKMGTIKTYNARNNFLNTWFIQIPYYVFLGCSRQRDASASAKSFTLEAGNRLGQSDLGLLTPTSPFTNSPSISGSPSPMLEMPELVLGPSATQATQTIFEVGAPLSPFHYHLRKAWRVPYLEEKIHEQFRTHIYGWTWEDPAIDVKKLNINKDDHILAITSAGDNVLHYALAAKPARIHAVDMNPCQGHILELKLAAIQALEYNDFWLIFGEGRHPGFDKLLTTKLSPFLSSHAYAYWKTHASQFSRNFYFRGYSGWALRLAQIAFFIAGVRGDVKRLCQASSTAEQERIWQKKIRPVFLNKVMVKLFLGNPLFNWHALGVPQNQMNCFLEDGSVEDYVKATLDPIPTLSTLKDDNYFFLLCLNGRYTRTSCPAFLKPEGFQALKNSKSTDAFKLHTDTILNVLRGLPDESLTKIIVMDSMDWFDPILPSTPLPQGDSTALDTLQATPEKALEHLRAELDFEILEMKRVLKVGGIAVWRSAAKRPWYRQRFEAAGLKVQPIDIRENQEAIDRVNMYASFWKAVKVME